A section of the Epinephelus moara isolate mb chromosome 3, YSFRI_EMoa_1.0, whole genome shotgun sequence genome encodes:
- the wdr44 gene encoding WD repeat-containing protein 44, whose translation MASDTSDTEEFYDAAEDVNFTPSPKVSPAKFVIPSPQLSQRTVNAAQDVSCGVAASETQQDDSLLIIDSIIEESQKGSASDAVEVDQLLDQLHVDVREEPEPKEGSNAQEVPADLAAPAVEPLLVERPEEQQESAATNGACSIPAPEPADLPGPSAGVQESVQPPDITSTVGLCQPDGAGAGAEGEQERRPADILEQVPFTDRPADSDSGPTKPPRQFTVEPDIVASTKKPPPSRPPPPAGGPPPRPPPPAWQSLPSKKSQECLRPSGLEVSAVSVDALEPSGLVSPSSTVRSLTKELQHSLDLASATSGDKVVTAQENEDEQASSQSGGQTPGPQRPRSNSGRELTDEEILASVMIKNLDTGEEIPLIQAEEKLPAGINPLTLHIMRRTKEYITNDAAQSDDDDKAAAPLADTDGGKLKQKTTQFKKFLGKSVKKAKHLAEEYGEKAVNKVKSVRDEVFHTDQDDPSSSDDEGMPYTRPAKFKAAHSFKGPFDFDQIKVVQDLSGEHMGAVWTMKFSHCGRLLATAGQDNVVRIWVLKTAFDYFNNMRLKYNTEGRVSPSPSQESLCSSKSDDPGASCAPEDPDTEDRNAPFRQVPFCKYKGHTADLLDLSWSKNFFLLSSSMDKTVRLWHISRRECLCCFQHIDFVTAIAFHPRDDRYFLSGSLDGKLRLWNIPDKKVALWNEVDGQTRLITAANFCQNGKYAVIGTYDGRCIFYDTERLKYHTQIHVRSTRGRNKVGRKITGIEPLPGENKILVTSNDSRIRLYDLRDLSLSMKYKGYVNSSSQIKASFSHDYSFIVSGSEDKYVYIWSTYHDLSKFTSVRRDRNDFWEGIKAHNAVVTSAIFAPHPGLIVPQEAGADKPEAECKSLDSTDSETIPSGALKTDHTEVLLSADFTGAIKVFINVKKY comes from the exons ATGGCGTCAGATACAAGTGACACCGAGGAATTCTATGATGCTGCTGAGGACGTTAATTTCACTCCATCTCCCAAAGT gtCACCTGCAAAGTTTGTCATTCCTTCCCCTCAG CTCTCACAGAGGACAGTGAACGCTGCACAAGATGTGAGCTGTGGAGTGGCTGCATCTGAGACTCAGCAAGATGATTCCCTACTG ATCATTGATAGCATCATTGAGGAGAGTCAAAAGGGAAGTGCTAGTGATGCTGTTGAGGTggatcagctgttagatcagctCCATGTTGATGTAAGAGAAGAACCGGAGCCAAAGGAAGGGAGTAATGCTCAGGAAGTTCCTGCGGATCTAGCAGCACCAGCTGTCGAACCTCTGCTTGTCGAGAGGCCGGAGGAACAACAGGAAAGCGCAGCGACGAACGGAGCATGCTCTATACCTGCCCCTGAACCTGCAGATCTCCCCGGGCCATCGGCTGGGGTGCAAGAAAGTGTTCAACCCCCAGACATCACCAGCACTGTAGGACTGTGTCAGCCTGATGGGGCTGGAGCGGGTGCAGAAGGGGAGCAGGAGCGGAGACCTGCAGATATCTTAGAACAGGTCCCGTTCACAGACAGGCCGGCTGACTCGGACTCTGGGCCTACAAAGCCCCCACGGCAATTCACAGTGGAACCGGATATCGTAGCCAGCACCAAGAAGCCTCCTCCCTCACGTCCACCGCCTCCCGCCGGAGGTCCTCCCCCGAGACCGCCTCCGCCAGCTTGGCAGAGTTTACCTTCCAAGAAGTCTCAGGAGTGTCTGAGGCCAAGTGGACTGGAAG TGTCTGCAGTCAGCGTCGACGCTCTGGAGCCCTCCGGCCTGGTGTCTCCCAGCAGCACAGTGAGGAGTCTAACCAAAGAGCTGCAGCATTCCTTGGATCTGGCCAGTGCCACCAGTGGGGACAAAGTGGTGACAGCACAG gaAAATGAGGATGAACAGGCCTCGTCTCAGAGTGGAGGACAAACTCCAGGCCCTCAGCGTCCACGTTCCAACTCTGGTAGAGAGCTGACAGATGAA GAAATCCTGGCCAGTGTGATGATCAAGAATTTGGACACTGGGGAAGAGATCCCTTTAATCCAGGCGGAGGAGAAACTTCCTGCAGGGATTAACCCCCTCACTCTGCACATCATGAGGAGGACCAAGGAGTACATCAC gAATGATGCAGCACAAtcagatgatgatgacaaggCTGCGGCTCCACTGGCAGACACAGATGGTGGAAAGCTGAAACAGAAAAC AACCCAGTTTAAAAAATTCCTGGGCAAGTCTGTGAAGAAGGCCAAGCATCTTGCTGAGGAGTACGGAGAGAAGGCGGTCAACAAAGTGAAGAGTGTGCGCGATGAAG TGTTCCATACAGATCAGGACGATCCGTCATCAAGTGACGATGAGGGCATGCCTTACACCCGGCCCGCCAAGTTCAAGGCAGCGCACAGCTTCAAGGGTCCCTTTGACTTTGATCAGATTAAAGTTGTGCAGGACCTGAGTGGAGAGCACATG GGGGCCGTTTGGACGATGAAGTTCTCTCACTGCGGGAGGCTGCTGGCGACAGCAGGCCAAGATAATGTGGTTCGCATCTGGGTGTTGAAGACTGCCTTTGACTACTTTAATAACATGAGATTAAAGTACAACACTGAAG GTCGAGTTTCACCTTCTCCCTCTCAGGAAAGTCTATGCTCTTCTAAATCTGATGACCCTGGG GCAAGTTGTGCTCCAGAGGACCCAGACACAGAAGATAGGAATGCCCCTTTCCGTCAAGTCCCCTTCTGCAAGTATAAAGGTCATACGGCTGATCTACTGGACTTGTCCTGGTCAAAG AACTTcttcctgctctcctcctccatggATAAAACAGTCAGACTGTGGCACATATCCAGGAGAGAGtgtctctgctgctttcagcACATTGATTTTGTCACAGCCATTGCTTTCCATCCCAGA gaTGACAGATACTTTTTAAGTGGCTCTTTGGATGGAAAGCTACGACTCTGGAACATTCCTGACAAGAAGGTGGCGCTTTGGAACGAGGTGGACGGTCAGACACGCCTCATCACGGCAGCTAACTTCTGTCAAAATGGGAAGTACGCCGTCATCGGCACCTATGATGGCAGATGCATCTTCTATGACACAGAG CGCCTGAAGTACCATACACAAATTCACGTGAGGTCCACCAGAGGCAGGAACAAAGTTGGACGCAAAATCACTGGAATTGAACCTTTACCTGGAGAGAATAAG ATTTTGGTGACCTCAAATGATTCCCGCATTCGCCTTTATGACCTGAGGGACTTGTCTTTATCCATGAAGTACAAAGGTTATGTGAACAGCAGCAGCCAGATCAAGGCGAGCTTTAG TCATGACTACTCCTTCATAGTCAGTGGCTCAGAGGATAAATACGTGTACATCTGGAGCACTTACCACGACCTGAGCAAATTCACATCTGTACGACGGGACCGCAATGACTTCTGGGAAGGAATTAAAG CACACAACGCAGTGGTCACCTCAGCGATTTTTGCACCGCACCCGGGCCTTATTGTTCCACAGGAAGCTGGAGCAGACAAACCAGAAGCGGAGTGCAAGAGCCTGGACTCCACAGACTCTGAGACGATACCCTCAG GAGCCCTGAAGACCGATCACACGGAGGTTCTACTCTCCGCTGACTTCACTGGAGCCATCAAGGTTTTCATCAATGTAAAAAAGTACTGA